From the Kogia breviceps isolate mKogBre1 chromosome 15, mKogBre1 haplotype 1, whole genome shotgun sequence genome, one window contains:
- the FICD gene encoding protein adenylyltransferase FICD, producing the protein MTLMSMASVMAVTEPKWVSVWGRFLWVILLSMVLGSLLALLLPLGAMEEQCLAVLKGFYLLRSRLDRAQPAITKCTSPSTELSVTSRDAAPLVVKTKASPASKLEAKAALNQALEMKRQGKREKAHKLFLHALNMDPGFVDALNEFGIFSEEDRDIIRADYLYTRALTIAPHHKKALVNRDRTLPLVEEIDQRYFSIIDSKVKKVMSIPKGNSALRRVMEETYYHHIYHTVAIEGNTLTLSEIRHILETRYAVPGKSLEEQNEVIGMHAAMKYVNTTLLSRIGSVSIGDVLEIHRRVLGYVDPVEAGRFRTTQVLVGHHVPPHPQEVEKQMQEFIQWLNSEDAMNLHPVEFAALAHYKLVYIHPFIDGNGRTSRLLMNLILMQAGYPPITIRKEQRSEYYHVLEVANEGDVRPFIRFIAKCTETTLDTLLFATTEYPVALPEARPNHSRFKETLPVKP; encoded by the exons ATGACACTCATGTCGATGGCTTCAGTGATGGCGGTGACTGAACCAAAATGGGTCTCAGTCTGGGGCCGCTTCCTGTGGGTGATACTGCTGAGCATGGTGCTGGGCTCCCTGCTGGCCCTGCTGCTGCCACTGGGGGCCATGGAGGAGCAGTGTCTGGCTGTGCTCAAAGGCTTCTACCTGCTCAGGAGCAGGTTGGACAGGGCCCAGCCTGCCATCACCAAGTGCACCAGCCCATCCACGGAGCTCAGTGTCACCTCCAGGGATGCAGCACCGCTGGTGGTCAAGACCAAGGCCTCTCCAG CCAGCAAGTTAGAAGCCAAAGCAGCTTTGAACCAAGCCCTGGAAATGAAACGCCAGGGCAAGCGGGAGAAAGCCCACAAGCTCTTCCTGCACGCCCTCAACATGGACCCGGGCTTCGTGGACGCGCTCAATGAGTTCGGCATCTTCTCAGAAGAGGACAGGGACATCATCCGGGCTGACTACCTGTACACCAGAGCACTGACCATCGCACCCCACCACAAGAAGGCGCTGGTCAACCGCGACCGCACGCTGCCGCTGGTGGAGGAGATCGACCAGCGGTACTTCAGCATCATCGACAGCAAAGTGAAGAAGGTCATGTCCATCCCCAAGGGCAACTCAGCACTGCGCCGGGTCATGGAGGAGACGTACTACCACCACATCTACCACACAGTGGCCATCGAGGGCAACACTCTCACCCTCTCAGAGATCAGGCACATCCTGGAGACCCGCTACGCAGTGCCGGGGAAGAGCCTGGAGGAGCAGAATGAGGTCATCGGCATGCACGCGGCCATGAAGTACGTCAACACGACGCTGCTCTCCCGCATCGGCTCCGTCAGCATCGGCGACGTGCTGGAGATCCACCGGCGGGTGCTGGGGTACGTGGATCCCGTGGAAGCCGGCCGCTTTCGCACGACCCAGGTCCTGGTGGGCCACCACGTCCCGCCCCACCCTCAGGAGGTGGAGAAGCAGATGCAGGAGTTCATACAGTGGCTCAACTCGGAGGACGCCATGAACCTGCACCCGGTGGAGTTTGCGGCCCTGGCCCACTATAAACTCGTCTACATCCACCCCTTCATCGACGGCAACGGCAGGACCTCGCGCCTGCTCATGAACCTCATCCTCATGCAGGCGGGCTACCCGCCCATCACCATCCGCAAGGAGCAGAGGTCCGAGTACTACCATGTGCTGGAGGTGGCCAATGAGGGCGACGTGAGGCCGTTCATCCGCTTCATTGCCAAGTGCACGGAGACCACCCTGGACACCCTGCTCTTTGCCACCACGGAGTACCCTGTGGCACTGCCAGAGGCCCGGCCCAACCACTCGAGGTTCAAGGAGACGCTGCCTGTGAAGCCCTAA